A single genomic interval of Candidatus Thermoplasmatota archaeon harbors:
- a CDS encoding HAD-IB family hydrolase: protein MARAAFFDFDHTLIDADAGVVLGLSLGREGYARARAFRSKPVRAAYYTYVTGKLASVLARGAFLAGLYKARIIKRSTHVRLGYGMLKGVRQRDMDARMAAIWDERLKELFFPDMLKLLDEHRKRGDRLVIVTTALRPLIEHAKKYIGEDVDIIACEPHVEEGIWSGRVEGPLYGAEKRDAMVKYAAERAIDLTESTAYSDHWSDVAFLEAVGHAVVVNPDLRLSLFAKRRGWRILRVTPPPRSSRAQKALAEREQAS from the coding sequence GTGGCGCGCGCGGCGTTCTTCGACTTCGACCACACCCTCATCGACGCCGACGCGGGCGTCGTGCTCGGCCTCAGCCTCGGCCGCGAGGGGTACGCGCGCGCCCGCGCGTTCCGGTCGAAGCCCGTCCGCGCGGCCTACTACACGTACGTCACCGGGAAGCTCGCCTCCGTCCTCGCGCGCGGCGCGTTCCTCGCGGGCCTCTACAAGGCGCGCATCATCAAGCGCTCGACGCACGTGCGTCTGGGCTACGGCATGCTCAAGGGCGTCCGTCAGCGCGACATGGACGCGCGCATGGCCGCGATCTGGGACGAGCGGCTCAAGGAGCTCTTCTTCCCGGACATGCTCAAGCTTCTCGACGAGCACCGCAAGCGGGGCGACCGGCTCGTGATCGTGACGACGGCGCTGCGGCCCCTCATCGAGCACGCGAAGAAGTACATCGGCGAGGACGTGGACATCATCGCGTGCGAGCCGCACGTCGAGGAGGGCATCTGGTCGGGCCGCGTTGAGGGCCCCCTCTACGGCGCCGAGAAGCGCGACGCGATGGTGAAGTACGCGGCCGAGCGCGCGATCGACCTCACGGAGTCCACCGCCTACTCGGACCACTGGTCCGACGTCGCGTTTTTGGAGGCCGTCGGGCACGCCGTCGTCGTGAATCCCGACCTGCGGCTCTCGCTCTTCGCGAAGCGCCGGGGATGGCGCATCCTCCGCGTGACGCCCCCGCCCCGCTCGTCGCGGGCCCAGAAGGCCCTTGCCGAACGGGAACAAGCGTCTTGA
- the lysS gene encoding lysine--tRNA ligase produces the protein MHWADVLADELHRRGSHHVFATAITPSGPIHVGNMREVLTTEAVYRAVKGLGDDAELIYIGDTYDPLRKVYPFLDKATYEPHVGKPLSDIPCPCGSHPSYAHHFLEPFLADLEQLGVRPKVLLAHEMYREGMYLDATKDAMDHAAEIREIMLRVAKREGKLPTNWIPFNVQCAGCARLNGPIPELYEYPYIEYRCTACGHEGKKDIRVPGEGKLPWRVDWPARWKFLEVTFEAMGKDHAAAGSSWDTGVEIVEKVYRYAPPVRTVYEFVQVKGVGAMHSSTGTAVSATDMLAMTPPEVLRFLFMRSQPNRHIDFDTGAWIVDLVNDYDRWEQAYFTGGEAARAEAQFKDLDRTYELSQPSGEIPKEAPPKVPYNHLVLLAQLKSSWDGVLESLVRTEIVPAKLTDEAVEHLKERVAHARWWLERFAPEDAKTEIKKDLAPAMVAGLDAAQRAFLGALAAKLADAKWTAEAIHNTVHETSKESGLPGAKGFAALYAAFLGRARGPRAGHLLASLERDFVVGRLKAAA, from the coding sequence ATGCATTGGGCCGACGTCCTCGCCGACGAGCTGCACCGCCGCGGCTCGCACCACGTCTTCGCGACCGCCATCACGCCGTCCGGGCCCATCCACGTCGGGAACATGCGCGAGGTCCTCACGACGGAGGCCGTCTATCGCGCCGTGAAGGGGCTCGGCGACGACGCGGAGCTCATCTACATCGGCGACACGTACGACCCGCTCCGCAAGGTCTACCCGTTCCTCGACAAGGCGACGTACGAGCCGCACGTCGGTAAGCCGCTCTCGGACATTCCCTGTCCCTGCGGCTCGCACCCCTCGTACGCGCACCACTTCCTCGAGCCCTTCCTCGCGGACCTCGAGCAGCTGGGCGTCCGCCCGAAGGTGCTCCTCGCGCACGAGATGTACCGCGAAGGCATGTACCTCGACGCGACGAAGGACGCGATGGACCACGCGGCGGAGATCCGCGAGATCATGCTGCGCGTCGCGAAGCGCGAGGGCAAGCTTCCGACGAACTGGATTCCGTTCAACGTGCAGTGCGCGGGCTGCGCGCGCCTGAACGGCCCCATCCCGGAGCTGTACGAATACCCGTACATCGAATACCGCTGCACCGCGTGCGGCCACGAGGGCAAGAAGGACATCCGCGTCCCCGGCGAGGGCAAGCTTCCGTGGCGCGTCGACTGGCCCGCGCGCTGGAAGTTCCTGGAGGTGACCTTCGAGGCGATGGGCAAAGACCACGCCGCGGCCGGCTCGTCGTGGGACACGGGCGTCGAGATCGTCGAGAAGGTGTACCGCTACGCGCCGCCCGTGCGCACCGTGTACGAGTTCGTGCAGGTCAAGGGCGTCGGCGCGATGCACTCCTCGACCGGCACCGCGGTGAGCGCGACCGACATGCTCGCGATGACGCCGCCCGAGGTTTTGCGCTTCCTCTTCATGCGCTCGCAGCCGAACCGTCACATCGACTTCGACACGGGCGCGTGGATCGTGGACCTCGTGAACGACTACGACCGCTGGGAGCAGGCGTACTTCACGGGCGGCGAGGCCGCGCGCGCCGAGGCGCAGTTCAAGGACCTCGACCGGACGTACGAGCTCTCGCAGCCCTCGGGCGAGATCCCCAAGGAGGCGCCCCCGAAGGTGCCCTACAACCACCTCGTGCTCCTCGCGCAGCTCAAGTCGTCATGGGACGGCGTCCTCGAATCGCTCGTGCGCACGGAGATCGTGCCCGCGAAGCTCACCGACGAGGCCGTGGAGCACCTGAAGGAGCGCGTCGCGCACGCGCGCTGGTGGCTCGAACGCTTCGCGCCCGAGGACGCGAAGACGGAGATCAAGAAGGACCTCGCCCCCGCGATGGTCGCGGGCCTCGACGCCGCGCAACGCGCCTTCCTCGGCGCCCTCGCCGCGAAGCTCGCCGACGCGAAGTGGACGGCCGAGGCGATCCACAACACGGTGCACGAGACGTCGAAGGAATCCGGACTCCCGGGCGCGAAGGGCTTCGCCGCGCTCTACGCGGCGTTCCTCGGCCGCGCCCGCGGCCCGCGCGCGGGGCACCTCCTCGCGAGCCTGGAGCGGGACTTCGTCGTCGGGCGGCTCAAGGCGGCGGCGTGA
- a CDS encoding S-layer protein, translating into MPYLVDDRDGETLSLPVRVVDPKRLRTALSPQAWAILRALVEGPATLAEVARRCRVGSQRAHYHLRQMARSGLVSASRRAGERGARDVTVYDVEDGGFAVALREMAPAPKIAGAKPGERRYLAPFVVDGSLHATIVVGSPEPHGPYKARSKDGAHAIQLGLFLGTYLTFPPEGSVKLDTEIREDDLKRNLILVGGPAVNAVTARMNDGLPVRFEHHEAAGVPYGAVVSDASRRTYLEDEIGVIVRAPNPLSREHEILLLAGRRYTGTRAAVLAFTTRFDEVARGNAFRPGTDARIVEGVDADADGVVDAIEFRE; encoded by the coding sequence ATGCCCTACCTCGTGGACGATCGCGACGGCGAGACCCTGAGCCTCCCCGTCCGCGTCGTCGATCCGAAGCGGCTCCGCACCGCGCTCTCGCCGCAGGCGTGGGCCATCCTGCGCGCGCTCGTCGAGGGCCCCGCCACGCTCGCGGAGGTGGCGCGCCGCTGCCGCGTCGGATCCCAACGGGCGCATTACCACCTGCGCCAGATGGCGCGATCCGGCCTCGTCTCGGCTTCGCGGCGTGCGGGCGAGCGGGGCGCGCGCGACGTCACCGTGTACGACGTCGAGGACGGCGGCTTCGCGGTGGCGCTGCGCGAGATGGCGCCCGCGCCGAAGATCGCCGGAGCGAAACCAGGTGAACGCCGCTACCTCGCGCCGTTCGTCGTCGACGGGTCGCTGCACGCGACGATCGTCGTCGGGAGTCCCGAACCGCATGGGCCGTACAAGGCGCGGTCGAAGGACGGCGCGCACGCGATCCAGCTCGGCCTCTTCCTCGGCACCTACCTCACGTTCCCGCCAGAGGGCTCCGTCAAGCTCGACACGGAGATCCGCGAGGACGATCTGAAGCGGAACCTCATCCTCGTGGGCGGCCCCGCGGTGAACGCGGTGACGGCGCGCATGAACGACGGCCTCCCCGTGCGTTTCGAGCACCACGAGGCCGCGGGCGTGCCCTATGGCGCGGTCGTCTCGGACGCCTCGCGGAGAACTTACCTCGAGGACGAGATCGGCGTCATCGTCCGCGCGCCGAATCCGCTCTCGCGCGAGCACGAGATCCTGCTCCTCGCGGGGCGGCGTTACACGGGCACGCGCGCGGCCGTCCTCGCGTTCACCACGCGTTTCGACGAGGTCGCGCGCGGGAACGCATTCCGGCCCGGCACGGACGCGCGCATCGTGGAAGGCGTCGACGCCGACGCCGACGGGGTCGTCGACGCTATCGAGTTCCGCGAGTAG
- the glmS gene encoding glutamine--fructose-6-phosphate transaminase (isomerizing), which yields MCGIFAITTKGQAAAPLLARGLETLEYRGYDSAGIATFDADGRLHVRKAVGPVSDVAPKAVGLPGIVGLSHTRWATHGGVTDANAHPHPDCAERVAIVHNGILDNHDSLRAELRGRGHRFRSETDSEVVAHLIEENLAAGLAFEDAFVAAVRRLEGQYALAAVAAARPGVIAAARSGAPLAIGLGTDATYLASDALPFIGFTDRVIFLEDDEIAFLDPAGATVRNGEGPVAREPTRVAMDASQATKGSFPHFTLKEIHEIPDAMRAALAATTDDQLRDAALEILRAKDIVITAAGSSRYASLIGRSLLANLAETYAEVVLAAEFEPLARALSRGALVIAVSQSGETLDVIEGVRAAKAQGARVLALVNVPGSSLARMADVVLPLAAGPEIGVAATKSFANQVVAFSLLAHACANRIGEAREGIEAAARAVADLVASERVAIQRTARELAVKRDVYLVARGVHFPVASEGALKIKELAYIHAEGMPAGELKHGTLALIERGVPVIALTGTGDNRKHLLATVAEVRARGATVIGVAEENAPGFDTWIRLSAVEERFQPLVEAAALQLLAYEIAVARGHNPDRPRNLAKSVTVK from the coding sequence GTGTGCGGCATCTTCGCCATCACCACGAAGGGGCAGGCGGCGGCCCCCCTCCTCGCGCGCGGCCTCGAGACGCTCGAGTACCGCGGCTATGATTCCGCCGGCATCGCCACGTTCGACGCCGACGGGCGCCTCCACGTGCGCAAGGCCGTGGGCCCCGTGTCGGACGTCGCTCCGAAGGCCGTCGGGCTTCCCGGCATCGTCGGCCTCTCGCACACGCGCTGGGCGACGCATGGCGGGGTGACGGACGCGAACGCTCACCCGCACCCCGACTGCGCCGAACGCGTCGCCATCGTGCACAACGGCATCCTCGACAACCATGATTCGCTCCGCGCGGAGCTCAGGGGCCGCGGCCACCGCTTCCGCTCCGAGACCGACTCGGAGGTCGTCGCGCACCTCATCGAGGAGAATCTCGCCGCGGGCCTCGCTTTCGAGGACGCGTTCGTGGCGGCCGTCCGCCGACTCGAAGGGCAGTACGCGCTCGCCGCGGTCGCGGCCGCGCGTCCCGGCGTCATCGCCGCGGCCCGCTCCGGCGCGCCGCTCGCGATCGGACTCGGGACGGACGCGACGTACCTCGCCTCCGATGCCCTCCCGTTCATCGGCTTCACCGACCGCGTCATCTTCCTCGAGGATGACGAGATCGCGTTCCTCGACCCCGCCGGCGCGACCGTGCGCAACGGCGAAGGCCCCGTCGCGCGCGAGCCGACGCGGGTCGCGATGGACGCCTCGCAGGCGACGAAGGGCTCCTTCCCCCACTTCACGCTCAAGGAGATCCACGAGATCCCCGACGCGATGCGCGCGGCGCTCGCCGCCACGACGGACGACCAGCTCCGCGACGCGGCGCTCGAGATCCTCCGCGCGAAGGACATCGTCATCACCGCGGCCGGCTCCTCGCGCTACGCTTCGCTCATCGGACGCTCGCTCCTCGCGAACCTCGCGGAGACGTACGCGGAGGTCGTGCTCGCGGCGGAGTTCGAGCCGCTCGCCCGCGCGCTCTCGCGCGGCGCGCTCGTGATCGCCGTGTCGCAGAGCGGCGAGACGCTCGACGTCATCGAAGGCGTCCGCGCGGCGAAGGCGCAGGGCGCGCGCGTCCTCGCGCTCGTGAACGTCCCAGGATCGTCGCTCGCGCGCATGGCGGACGTCGTGCTCCCGCTCGCGGCCGGCCCGGAGATCGGCGTCGCGGCGACGAAATCGTTCGCGAACCAGGTCGTCGCGTTCTCGCTCCTCGCGCACGCGTGCGCGAACCGCATCGGCGAGGCGCGCGAAGGCATCGAGGCCGCCGCGCGCGCCGTCGCGGACCTCGTCGCCTCGGAGCGTGTCGCGATCCAGCGCACCGCGCGCGAGCTCGCCGTGAAGCGCGACGTCTACCTCGTCGCGCGCGGCGTGCACTTCCCGGTCGCCTCCGAGGGCGCGCTCAAGATCAAGGAGCTCGCCTACATCCACGCCGAGGGCATGCCCGCGGGCGAGCTCAAGCACGGCACGCTCGCGCTCATCGAGCGCGGCGTCCCGGTCATCGCGCTCACGGGCACGGGCGACAACCGCAAGCACCTTCTCGCGACCGTCGCCGAGGTGCGCGCCCGCGGCGCGACCGTCATCGGCGTCGCGGAGGAGAACGCGCCCGGGTTCGACACGTGGATCCGCCTCTCGGCCGTCGAGGAGCGCTTCCAGCCCCTCGTCGAGGCCGCGGCCCTCCAGCTTCTCGCCTACGAGATCGCGGTCGCGCGCGGGCACAACCCGGATCGGCCCCGCAACCTCGCGAAGTCGGTGACGGTGAAGTGA
- a CDS encoding HAD family phosphatase, protein MSGLPPPGRFAAVLFDVDGVLIDSMPRHYEAYRRVLEPRGIRVGRREVYLNEGQRSHEIILGLAAHAGVRLEPDDVSAIAEEKQRVFQSFGRAAPYPGADELVTDLHAAGYKLALVTGTRTANLRFHLDEAFLSRFDAIVAAEDVKQAKPYPEPYLAAMRKLGAEASRTLVVENAPLGVKAGKAAGAVVAAVTTTVSKEDLKAADVVLPAIEGVRRILSGDLA, encoded by the coding sequence GTGAGCGGGCTTCCGCCGCCGGGACGGTTCGCGGCCGTCCTTTTCGACGTCGACGGCGTTCTCATCGATTCCATGCCCCGTCACTACGAGGCGTACCGCCGCGTGCTCGAGCCGCGGGGGATCCGCGTGGGGCGGCGTGAAGTCTACCTGAACGAGGGTCAACGGTCCCACGAGATCATCCTCGGCCTCGCGGCCCACGCGGGGGTGCGGCTCGAACCGGACGACGTCTCGGCGATCGCGGAGGAGAAGCAGCGCGTCTTCCAGTCCTTCGGCCGCGCGGCGCCGTACCCCGGCGCCGACGAGCTCGTGACCGACCTCCATGCGGCGGGCTACAAGCTCGCGCTCGTCACGGGCACGCGGACCGCGAACCTGAGGTTCCATCTCGACGAGGCCTTCCTCTCGCGCTTCGACGCCATCGTCGCGGCCGAGGACGTGAAGCAGGCGAAGCCTTATCCCGAGCCCTACCTCGCCGCCATGCGGAAGCTCGGCGCCGAGGCCTCCCGCACGCTCGTGGTCGAGAACGCTCCGCTCGGCGTGAAGGCCGGGAAGGCCGCCGGAGCCGTGGTCGCGGCCGTGACCACCACGGTCTCGAAGGAAGACCTCAAGGCTGCGGACGTGGTGCTCCCCGCCATCGAAGGGGTCCGACGGATCCTCTCGGGAGACCTCGCATGA
- a CDS encoding UPF0147 family protein — MGPDDRLRQVTDVIDQLIEDTSVPRNIRRGADNAKKLLMERKDPLDVRVAGAISVLDELANDPNIPLHGRTLIWNIISGLETVAKAAK, encoded by the coding sequence ATGGGTCCTGACGACAGACTTCGCCAGGTGACGGATGTCATCGATCAGCTGATCGAGGACACGTCCGTGCCGCGCAACATCCGCCGCGGCGCCGACAATGCGAAGAAGCTCCTCATGGAGCGCAAGGATCCCCTCGACGTGCGCGTCGCGGGCGCCATCTCGGTGCTCGACGAGCTCGCGAACGATCCCAACATCCCGCTCCACGGCCGCACGCTGATCTGGAACATCATCAGCGGTCTCGAGACGGTCGCGAAGGCCGCGAAGTAG
- the mvaD gene encoding diphosphomevalonate decarboxylase, with protein sequence MKATADARANIAFIKYWGRADDELNLPLNTNIGLTVEALRTRTTVEFDAALREDVFTLNGAPQKGKGLARVTRHLDHIRKAVGNSARARVASENAFSADAGLASSASAFAALTVAAFEALGVRKTPEEASTYARLGSGSAARSVLGGFVEWKAGTTHEASRAVELAPPSHWDVHDVVLVFSGAEKKVGSSEGHPLAKTSPMNDARLAEVEKLLPVVRKAIRERDVAGMARATELDALLMHAVMMTSDPSLVYWTPETVAGIHAVRQWREEGVPAFFTIDAGPNVHVFAAGAAAAREVAQRAERELGLAPGDVIASGPGAGARVLREHLF encoded by the coding sequence ATGAAAGCCACCGCCGACGCGCGCGCGAACATCGCCTTCATCAAGTACTGGGGACGCGCGGACGACGAGTTGAACCTCCCCCTCAACACCAACATCGGACTCACGGTCGAGGCGCTCCGCACGCGCACGACCGTCGAATTCGACGCCGCCCTCCGCGAGGACGTCTTCACGCTGAACGGCGCCCCCCAGAAAGGCAAGGGACTCGCCCGCGTCACGCGCCACCTCGACCACATCCGCAAGGCGGTGGGCAACTCGGCCCGGGCCCGCGTCGCGAGCGAGAACGCTTTCAGCGCCGACGCCGGTCTCGCCTCGTCCGCAAGCGCCTTCGCCGCGCTCACCGTCGCGGCCTTCGAGGCGCTCGGCGTCCGGAAGACGCCCGAGGAGGCCTCGACGTACGCTCGTCTCGGCTCCGGCAGCGCCGCGCGCTCGGTCCTCGGCGGCTTCGTCGAATGGAAGGCGGGGACGACGCACGAGGCGAGCCGCGCCGTCGAGCTCGCGCCACCTTCGCACTGGGACGTGCACGACGTCGTGCTCGTGTTCTCGGGCGCCGAGAAGAAGGTCGGCTCGAGCGAGGGACACCCCCTCGCGAAGACGAGCCCCATGAACGACGCGCGCCTCGCCGAGGTCGAGAAGCTCTTGCCCGTCGTGCGGAAAGCGATCCGCGAGCGCGACGTCGCCGGGATGGCGCGCGCGACGGAGCTGGACGCCCTCCTGATGCACGCCGTCATGATGACGAGCGATCCGTCGCTCGTGTACTGGACGCCCGAGACCGTGGCGGGGATCCACGCCGTGCGTCAATGGCGCGAGGAAGGCGTGCCCGCCTTCTTCACGATCGACGCGGGACCGAACGTCCATGTCTTCGCCGCGGGGGCCGCCGCCGCGCGGGAGGTCGCCCAGCGCGCCGAGCGCGAGCTCGGCCTCGCGCCCGGGGACGTCATCGCGAGCGGCCCCGGGGCGGGCGCCAGGGTGCTCCGCGAGCACCTCTTCTGA
- the nucS gene encoding endonuclease NucS, translating to MAYRALADLAPDAAAPFLREAFGTKLVQVIGRCAIEYRGRASSELPAGDRLVLLKPDGTLLVHTATKLKPVNWQPPGCEFQATVENDRLVVSATRDKPRETVRMVFEEVHAVAALELADGVELALVGTEDDLQAALARSPDAIEPGFTFWRRERASGRGPMDLYGVDARGRRVVVEVKRRAATVGDVEQLRRYVEREKGARGDGVRGILVAPTVSETARRYLADLALEWREIDVARLVVPKERLRAAGQSSLAAFGRPSSKVAKSLHPEKG from the coding sequence GTGGCCTACCGCGCCCTCGCCGACCTCGCCCCCGACGCCGCCGCGCCGTTTCTGCGCGAGGCCTTCGGGACCAAGCTCGTCCAGGTCATCGGCCGCTGCGCGATCGAGTACCGCGGGCGCGCCTCGTCGGAGCTCCCCGCGGGGGACCGCCTGGTGCTCCTGAAGCCCGACGGGACCCTCCTTGTCCACACCGCGACGAAGCTCAAGCCCGTCAACTGGCAGCCTCCGGGCTGCGAGTTCCAGGCGACGGTCGAGAACGACCGCCTGGTCGTGAGCGCGACGCGCGACAAGCCCCGCGAAACCGTCCGGATGGTCTTCGAAGAAGTCCACGCGGTCGCCGCGCTCGAGCTCGCGGACGGCGTCGAGCTCGCTCTCGTCGGGACCGAGGACGACCTCCAGGCGGCGCTCGCGAGGAGCCCCGACGCGATCGAGCCCGGCTTCACGTTCTGGAGACGGGAAAGGGCTTCGGGTCGCGGCCCGATGGACCTCTACGGCGTCGACGCCCGCGGCCGGCGCGTGGTCGTCGAGGTGAAGCGCCGCGCCGCGACGGTGGGCGATGTCGAGCAGCTGCGCCGTTACGTCGAGCGCGAGAAAGGCGCGCGCGGCGACGGCGTGCGCGGCATCCTCGTCGCGCCGACCGTGAGCGAGACGGCCCGCCGCTACCTCGCCGATCTCGCCCTCGAATGGCGCGAGATCGACGTCGCGAGGCTCGTGGTTCCGAAGGAGCGTCTGCGCGCCGCGGGGCAATCGAGCCTCGCGGCCTTCGGGCGACCCTCAAGCAAGGTCGCGAAAAGCCTCCATCCAGAAAAGGGATGA
- a CDS encoding glutathione S-transferase family protein — protein sequence MARRRLPKAMAAFKLYYLGPSHYCEKARAILAYKRIPFRIVEVPYGNHQKVIRASGQDYVPWIETGPGRGVAWPEVADWAERTKPAPTLYPGDAKVARARSRILESWAHNVVEEAVWKYVVADVPSVLADDQERWVFVEMQERKRGPLELMAKRKAEFLNGVKEVCGLAQDLLAEKPFLLGDAPSLADFALHGALHPLRFSGNEIPRGFKALRAWQKRLDRAIEA from the coding sequence ATGGCCCGCCGCCGCCTCCCGAAGGCGATGGCGGCGTTCAAGCTCTACTACCTGGGGCCGAGCCACTACTGCGAGAAGGCCCGGGCCATCCTCGCGTACAAGCGCATCCCCTTCAGGATCGTGGAGGTGCCGTACGGGAACCACCAGAAGGTCATCCGGGCGAGCGGCCAGGACTACGTCCCCTGGATCGAGACGGGCCCGGGCCGGGGCGTGGCCTGGCCCGAGGTCGCGGATTGGGCCGAGAGGACGAAGCCGGCGCCGACGCTCTACCCGGGCGACGCGAAGGTCGCCCGCGCGCGGAGCCGCATCCTCGAGAGCTGGGCGCACAACGTGGTCGAGGAGGCGGTCTGGAAGTACGTCGTCGCGGACGTGCCTTCGGTGCTCGCGGACGACCAGGAGCGCTGGGTCTTCGTGGAGATGCAGGAGCGCAAGCGGGGCCCTCTCGAGCTCATGGCGAAGCGCAAGGCCGAGTTCCTCAACGGCGTGAAGGAGGTGTGCGGCCTCGCGCAGGACCTCCTGGCCGAGAAGCCCTTCCTCCTCGGCGACGCCCCGAGCCTCGCCGACTTCGCCCTCCACGGCGCGTTGCATCCTTTGCGGTTCTCGGGGAACGAGATTCCCCGGGGCTTCAAGGCCCTCCGGGCGTGGCAGAAGCGGCTCGACCGGGCGATCGAAGCGTAG
- a CDS encoding CARDB domain-containing protein — MTRTSPIPTRFRTLTVALLLLLATPALAAGAAASAGAPDLVVLEVFQSPADARPGEPVLFSALVANAGHGPAGAFAVVFETESRWLGGFFHAAGLGAGERLVVSATENATAPRGDLAVLVTVDRWMQVSESDESNNERVAVFSYDGVAGPDLRFDAIDVSPANPRVGDEIQTTARFTNAADRPAGEFWVSFFDDLSREERSWYARGLGAGETLEVVFTHRTSAAGAATVSVIADLYGNLEERDGGNNGGWATYEVSGPAGPDLAVLRMWTDPAIPVDGEPVHVFAEVANLGDVDAPESFARWELDGQGYGHSRFPPLASGVATTYGMSIYYAQEGARTMALEVDSTGAIAEANEDNNGGSLSYDVAPSPHADLVVAHMTIEGSSVEGEVQEIVATIRNKGHGDAGASQVRFVLDHVHDLGTVSVPPLAAGAEARVTLEWVAERGAHRIRAFADAAREVVEVSDLNNEMELYFGILPKPRFADLRVRIVSVEKDEIQTDAGDVANSLAPIRIVVETCNIGGATFHGGGLSVWARAVAGGIQTLDSVADAPLVALEAGSCESHAFRWNRDRAAVGDVEIHARGYSTAWGEVDPENNRDVKRTFLFAGNTGLGGVILP, encoded by the coding sequence TTGACCCGAACGAGCCCGATCCCGACCCGCTTCCGAACGCTGACCGTCGCCCTCCTCCTGCTCCTTGCAACCCCCGCCCTCGCCGCGGGCGCGGCCGCCTCGGCGGGGGCCCCCGACCTTGTGGTGCTCGAGGTCTTCCAGTCTCCGGCCGACGCCAGGCCGGGCGAGCCCGTCCTGTTCTCGGCCCTCGTCGCAAACGCGGGTCACGGCCCCGCGGGCGCCTTCGCGGTCGTCTTCGAGACGGAATCGCGCTGGCTCGGTGGGTTCTTCCACGCCGCCGGCCTCGGCGCGGGGGAGCGCCTCGTCGTGTCCGCGACCGAGAACGCGACCGCCCCCCGGGGCGACCTCGCGGTCCTCGTGACGGTCGACCGCTGGATGCAGGTCTCCGAATCGGACGAATCGAACAACGAGCGCGTGGCGGTCTTCTCGTACGACGGCGTCGCCGGCCCCGACCTGCGGTTCGACGCGATCGACGTGAGCCCGGCGAACCCCCGCGTGGGCGACGAGATCCAAACGACGGCGCGCTTCACGAACGCCGCCGACCGCCCCGCGGGCGAGTTCTGGGTATCGTTCTTCGACGACCTCTCGCGGGAGGAGCGGTCGTGGTACGCCCGCGGCCTCGGCGCGGGCGAGACCCTCGAGGTCGTCTTCACGCACCGAACGTCCGCCGCGGGCGCCGCCACGGTCTCGGTCATCGCGGACCTCTACGGCAACCTCGAGGAGCGGGACGGCGGCAACAACGGCGGATGGGCGACCTACGAGGTGTCCGGCCCCGCGGGGCCCGACCTCGCGGTCCTCCGGATGTGGACCGATCCGGCGATTCCCGTCGACGGCGAGCCCGTCCACGTCTTCGCGGAGGTCGCGAACCTCGGAGACGTTGACGCGCCAGAATCCTTCGCGCGATGGGAGCTCGACGGCCAGGGTTATGGCCACTCCCGGTTCCCGCCCCTTGCGTCGGGGGTCGCGACGACCTACGGGATGTCGATCTACTACGCGCAGGAAGGCGCTCGCACCATGGCGCTCGAGGTCGATTCGACGGGCGCGATCGCCGAGGCGAACGAGGACAACAACGGCGGCTCCTTGAGCTACGACGTGGCCCCGAGCCCGCACGCGGACCTCGTGGTCGCCCACATGACGATCGAGGGGTCCTCCGTCGAAGGCGAGGTCCAGGAGATCGTCGCGACGATCCGCAACAAGGGGCACGGGGACGCCGGCGCGTCCCAGGTGCGCTTCGTGCTCGACCACGTCCACGACCTCGGCACCGTCTCGGTGCCCCCGCTCGCCGCGGGGGCCGAGGCGCGCGTGACGCTCGAGTGGGTCGCCGAGCGCGGCGCCCACCGCATCCGGGCCTTCGCGGACGCCGCCCGGGAGGTCGTCGAGGTGTCCGACCTGAACAACGAGATGGAGCTCTACTTCGGCATCCTGCCGAAGCCCCGGTTCGCGGACCTCCGGGTCCGCATCGTCTCCGTCGAGAAGGACGAGATCCAGACGGACGCGGGCGACGTCGCGAATTCGCTCGCGCCGATCCGCATCGTCGTCGAGACGTGCAACATCGGGGGCGCGACCTTCCACGGCGGCGGCCTCTCGGTGTGGGCGCGCGCGGTCGCGGGAGGGATCCAGACGCTCGACAGCGTCGCCGACGCGCCGCTCGTCGCCCTCGAGGCCGGAAGCTGCGAGTCCCACGCGTTCCGATGGAACCGCGACCGGGCCGCCGTGGGCGACGTGGAGATCCACGCCCGCGGATACTCGACCGCGTGGGGCGAGGTCGACCCCGAAAACAACCGCGACGTGAAACGGACGTTCCTCTTCGCGGGCAACACGGGGCTCGGCGGCGTCATCCTTCCGTAG